The nucleotide window TATTGCAATACTGTAGGAAAAGTTTAAATACAggaaaaatgtagaaaaaaaaaaaaaaaaaaacttagaaaAACATAAAATAACTTTTCGTGCTTTTATCCTTCAGTGGTTTATAAAAGGtaactttttaaaataaaaaaaataccaaTATGGTATAAAATTAACATTGGAAATCCTTTTTCTCAGTATGCAGTCCCACTATTAACATCATTCAGCAGCCAGTGCTTACAATGCTGAATGCTTACAAACTGTGCCATATATCCGAGAACACGTCTTCAAGATATTTCAGCTTCAAATAATAAAGCTTCATTAGTATTTGACTTGTAGTTAATACAATAAATGTGTGCTAGCAAAAACCATGGAACAAAAATGAGTGAACTATAAGACAGTTTCTGAATAATATTGCACTAGTACTAAAAGTGAAATAAAAAGCTGTATACCAGACTAATCAATCTAGTCATAAGCATCCCTTATAAATTAAGTAATATTCATGCCTATGCAGAAAATGTTATAAAAGGGTGCCTCCAAACTCTTAAAAAGATTGCTAACCCATAAACAGGCTGAGATGCAAATctaaaacaaatcaaaattgaATCAGACTCCATGTCTGATTGTTGGATTGGCTCTAATGACAATAGGTCAGATATTTATCAGGCCCAAAAGGTGGGTTTAGATCAGCTAGGTAAACAATAAAACACCACAACTGTACGACAACTTGattaaaactagaaaagcactcggagagcgcagacctccgccacgaatccttttaaaaaatccgggatccagaaggtgatctggatcaccgccaaaatttaatggattgttacttgtgcccagtcacacctctggaagaaATTTCAgaccaatccgttcataactttttccgtaatgttgctaacagacaaaccaaccaaccaaccaacaaacaaacaaacaaacgctaccgaaaacataacctccttggcggaggtaactagAATTGCACAACATGCACAAAATATCCCACTGTGAATATAATCGCTACGAGGACAATTACAATACACTGTACTGTATTGTTTGATACAAGGCTTTCGATTATCAGAGCGAATAATAATGTGGGCTATTCATCAGAAAATACAGCTTATACTATGTGAGGTGTAATACTGTAAACATTTAATCAAGCCAACACTTCTTCCTCTGAAAAAGGAGTTTCCTCTGTATCTCAAATCAGGAGAGACTACaaggattaaaaaagaaaaacaatgctGCCTGACAGCGAGTGGTGGAGCAAAATAGTAAAATGATAAATGTGCTGAATCTGCCAAATGTGTGTAAAATACACCAGCATTAATACCACAGACACATCCATGCATCTGCTGCTTATATCAGCCCTTCTGTTTTGGTTATAGAACCAGACAAATACAAAAAGTAATACACACAGTGTAGCAGCTGAGAAGTTCATAGTTGCAGATATGAGACTCCGCTCAACAGTGAAGATGCAGGATTCAAAAACAACTAGAGCTGCGTGAGCTTTTATAGCACAaccaacaataaaataaataataaaatcccCCATTCTCCAAAAATGCCCCCTTGAGAGTCACACTAACAAAACCTTGGCCAGACAGCTAATGTTTAATTAGCCAGTagaattttgttacattttaacaCATTGCTTTTGTTCATTATAAACTGCTAAGACTCTCAATGAAATCACAAACAGTGTCATTACTAGGTTTCAATTGTTGCACTTTTATAATACTgggcaaatatttttttaaaaaggcacATATTCAGACAATGCTTATTTTTGCTGTATTGGAAATGTGTTGTATCGTGACACCACCATATTGTAATGAATTTGAATTTTGTGTACCATCACACCGCTAATCGCTACACACTGTaatcactagatagatagatagatagatagatagatagatagatagatagatagatagatagatagatagatagatagatagatagatagatagatagatcgatcttTAATGTCATTGCAATGCACAAGTACAGTACAACGAAACTGGTTGGCTGTCCTTTACCGGTACACATATCATAAAAGATAAATTATAGATCAAtagtaagacacacacacacacacacacacacacacacacacacactgcattaacttttttttttaacttgtattCTAAAATACAACTTAaaatgtttatactgtttatattgtctgtttgagtgtttaatctatgtctagttcttatctacagtgtttatactgtttatattgtttgttttttcaattattctatttttatttattgcattgtctgtttgcactgtgggtcagagaggactgaaatttcatctgtgctgtatgtcgagcatgtatagcatatttgacaataaagttgacttgacttgaaaatcaCCCCCAACACCATATTTAAAATCAAATAACCTACAGAATGTTAACCTAGAAATCTCACTTTCTATTGTTCAAATCAGCTCACACAACACAATAAAATAAACTGTGGCTTGTCAGGGTTCAATTGTAGGCTTATGTCAGTAATCTAAAGGGCAACAGTGCTATAATGAGTAACAGAAAATATACTGTGCTGCCCTAAAAACTAAACTAACTATGATACGCTATGATCTCTGAAGTACCATTTAAGAAGCAGTACAAACACTGTCAAATAAAATACCTGGTTAATGTGACTTCTACAGCAAAGGAAGGTAAACATTGCTATGTTCCACTGAGCAGATAGATTTAAGGGGAATTCTATTTTCTGTAGCAGTTAAGCATCTGGAAAAGACAGTAACTGGTTCAGTCTGTGTATTTTTTGTAACGGTTTGGCTCAAAaccaagacaaaaacaaaactgcaGGGATAAGGCcaataaataacatttattttaacCAACAAGTACTATATAGTACAAGTGACCCACAAGTATGTCACGCTATAAATACACTGAAATTTCATTACTACTTGTATTCGTGAGGTTTTGAAGCCGACATTTCAAGTTGTTCTTTGCGTAAACTAAGGAAGATGTTATGCAGCATCTTAAATAGCTTccacaactgtttttttttttaaactaaactaACTACACTGACAGAACCACACTAAAGAAAATTAGCACTGTAAAGACATTTTCCAGTacttggcaatcttcctgctataGTAAATTTTTACAAGTCCTTATAATTGCTAACACACCTGTACCAGACCTCAGTTTCAGTCCACTTGTTTCCATCCCTTGAATGTTTATTTCTAGGGGCCCTTCTCTCGTCCTGAGAGACACCAAGTGGGATTACAGTCATGTGTTCTCTATTAACCATGTTTTGTTTTAATATCCTTTGATTAAAACACACTATTCCCTCAGATTTTTCTTCACTTGACTTGCTTTTTAGTTACAAAAGTCCAAAGGATGATGACTTAATAATGTACCGCTTTCTAAGTACACAAAATATGCCATTAAAGCCATAATATTTGTGTTGTGTGAAAGACAGCAATGACGAATAACGAGTCAGAAGGTATGTAAAATCTAACCTTCTCTTTCTAGCATTACAGTGTAAATCAGTAAAACAATTCTCCAAATTCAATAATGATAATTTATATGTTGACTTATAtttaagaaagaaaataaattaaagatttcccattaaaaaaaaccccaccttacTGAACAAATGAGATTATCAGCCAACATTATACAGCAATACAGAAACGACTAGATGTTTTATTGCTTTCAACTCTCTAGGTGATTAAATAGAGCACAGCCCACAAACATGGCTAAACCCCTTAGAGACGCAGCAATTCAGTCAGAGTAGACAGAATGCAAAGGGTTAAAGTCTGCTCCATAAACTCTTGCTTAAGAATCCCTTGGCAGCTCCACATGTTGCTTTAAATACTGATTTGACAGATCACGTTTTACTCTCAGGCACCGAGAAAATAGCCAACCGCCTCCTGTGCTGTTGTGTAACGCCTGTATCAGAGCAACAAGAACATCCCGGAGCCTGCAGACACACGATGGGGACCAGACCGGGAACACTTATTTCTACCTTTATATTTGTGTCATGGGTGATCTTACTCTCAGGGACAGAGCAACACCAAAGCTCAAGGGAGGCTCTTCCATTCAATTTTGAAGAGGCTGATTTAAACACATGGATGGAAAAGGTAATTTTAGATTTTTACAACATATAGTGCTGTTTGCAGTTGATGATGTATAATAAACCACAAAATCTACAAAGAATAAGATTTTATTACCAAATATTAATGTATCAGCTAAcctattcattatttaagtattaACATACAAGTTTTAAGTGATGGGTCTGAAGATGTGTTTTATTTGGGCACATAAACAGTCATTTTTGTATACACATTTACATATAAAAATGTTTgcatgccatttttttttttacatcagctaCATGCTTCAGTTAGAACAAATGCAGTCTTTCAAATTATGAAAATATTTGCTCACAGTTTTCAAAGTTTGTGTTTAAACTGAATACAATGGTTTACAGTACTGCATACCACATCTGTAAAATTGTTTACTTTCTGTTGCACAGTGAAATTACTTCCTTGAGTCAGGATTTTTAAAACCAGACTTTGTATTGTGTTAAAATAAACACTATTGATTGAGAACAGGCTCTAATCTAATTTCAGTTCCAACAATGGGATCCAGCAGTTGGCTGTCCTAGGTGGATTAAATGTGATTACTCAGCACTATAACGGCAAGTTTCCTCAGGCTAAAGTGCTCCCACCCACCTAGTGGCTCCATGTGAACCCATGGGTTAGGGCTCAAAGCAgtaacacacacacctgtctcttAGAGTCTTCCAAGTTCTAAAGCCTAGCTTGAGTGCCAAGGCAAGCTGGAAAAGCATTTATGAAAGGGTTGTTCCAATGAAAAAAAATTGACGCTATTAAATCAGTAGGTAATCAACAGGCCAACAATGCACTGCATTCTGTTGCATACAATAAGTGCTGCTTGTGatcaattccttttttttttttttgtccaacaGGGAGATACCAACGTTATCCTGCATGCCGACTCTCCAGATGACGATGTAAAAATCAAACCTGAAACAGACGCTTCTGGTAATGTAGTTGCATCACTAATAGCTTTCAGCATGAAAGATCTGCATTATACGTCACGATTATTGTGTTTCAGTCCAGCAAAGTGGCCTTATTGAAAGCTAGCATGTCTTTAAGGTTGGGCTGAGCATGTGATCCTATTCCTCAACAACGGATATGTAAATGAGTAACAAGTCCTTGTTTCGTCATGTTCCAGACCTTCCAACATGTCTGCTGTGTGTGTGCCTGACGGGATCGGTGTACTGTGAGGAAGTCGACCCTGATATGACATCAGTGCCAGCTCTTCCTAAAGAGACAGCCTATCTATATGCTCGTTACAACAAGATAAAAAAGATTACATCAAAAGACTTTGGAAATAtcggtgcgtttttttttttcctgtttctctGCGTATGAAAATGCATTTCTTTTAATAATCCATCTACAGGAAAATGGACCATGGAGATAAAATCAGAGAAAAATGTTTTAAAGACAGTGCCTTATGGTGGGAAATGCCTACTATATCATAGAACCAGGTGTCTTAGACCACTGAGATTCCTTTATATGTGATAAAATCTCAAACTGCTGAGCAACGGAAATTAGAGAAAAGTAGTACATGCGTTTATCTGCTTTATCTGTAGGATGAACCTTCCTATCCTGCAAAGAATAGTCAAGATGTTGGTTACTCCAAGGCATCATAAGGGTCACTAAAACATACAGCACAGAAAGCAATTTTAATCCCTTAACATGCAAGCGTACTCATCGACTGTGTCAGCGTTGGCCTCCTTTCATTCACTCCATGTGTAACAGGCGAATTGCTGTTGTGTTCTATTCGGTTCTGTTAATATCATGTAACTGCAGTTATGTACCCCATGCTAATTACATGCTCAATAAATATTTGTTCATTTTTCAGTTACACTGAAAAGAATAGATTTGACTGGAAACTTAATTTCGGAGATTGAAGATGGGGCCTTCATGAAGCTGACGTTGTTGGAGGAACTCTCCCTCGCTGAGAACCGGCTTGTGAAGCTGCCAATGTTACCACACAAGCTTCTGTCCTTTAACGCCAATCACAACCGTCTCAGGACCAAAGGAGTAAAAGCCAATGCTTTCAAGGTACAGAGCCACGAATTGTGTAATTCCTAATACTGTTCCACTGCAGCCTCTTGAAGAAGCAGACGTGTGACATCTGTTTGAAACTCGGGGCAAAAAAACAACTTGCTGAACAGTCAAGCTTGTGTTCGTCTGCTGTAAATACATTACTGCTCTTAATGAGACTGGTAAAAAGGAGCCAGGGACATTCTCAAGTTTAACAATTTTTTTCAAGACTTGAGCACAGACTATTTTTAAATTCAAGCCTGAACAATTGTTTGTGTTGAATATTCCCTACAGAAATTAAGCAAACTCCAAAAGTTATTTCTTGCCCACAACGAGTTGGAGGCGGTTCCAATAATTCCAGAGAGCGTGCGCACGTTTCATATTCAGGTAATCGTATTCGTCACGCTGTCATGAGTAAAATGCATCACTTTCATCGCTCACAATGGTCATACCAAAATAACACCAGGATTTGGCCAACCTCTTATGGTTAACATATACTGTTTCAAGTATACCACGCTGTTATTTAAACACATGATGCCTATTCTGTTGTCTTTCATGTAGAACAACAACATTTCAGCTATTACTACCGACACCTTCTGCAAAAGCAATAACACCTACTACATCCGGCCCAACATTAATGAGATCAGGATGGATGGAAACCCGGTGATCCTTGCACAGTACCCCAACAGCTTCGTCTGTCTGCAGTCCTTGCCAGTTGGACGGTACCACTGAAAACCCATTTAAAAACCCATAAATGTCTGAAAGTGCCTCAAATGAAAACAACTATGGACTGAAAGGTGTTTCATGTCCAGTTTGCCACCTTGCAAAAAGCAGGGTATGTGAATTGTTGATTACTATGTTATGTAAGTACTGAAATTCCTTCTTGAGCTCTGTGGCTTAAATGTAATtgttaaatgtaatatatatatataaaaaattctgTTGAAAGCTGCAGAGTAAATTTATGGTTTTCATAAAAACAGACACTTGCAGCATTTCAAAACTGTGTGAACTGCTTTCATTTCTACTGGTTAAGAAGTCTGCCAAGTTAATTAGTTTAAGCATTCATTCCATGCGTACATGCGTCTACAAAGATGTAGCCACTATCTTGATAGAACTGAACTATTTATGTGATTGCTACCTATGTGAGCATCATCAAGTAGGCTGTACAGTTATACATGATATTAAAATACTATGCTATACATGTTTTCCATAATTATTTTAataaatctctcttttttttttttacgcatgCCTCTAGGCTGTCCTGGAATCACTCATTATTGCACGAATGCTTTCCATGGGACAGAGAAAACTCAGTTCAAGTAATCATATAAACTGTAAAAGCAAACTGGGGTTGAGCACACAAAGAGATCTGGAAAATGTGGGTTAACATTATTCCATTCTGCTGGCCAATTTGGCAGCCATCGCAGCACTATGCTCCAAGTAAATAATGGAATGGTTTCCATATTGCTTCTGCAACTTCACTTTTTCAGTTTTTCATTGCCATCATGTCATGGAATTTATTTCCATTTTGACATAAACCATACCCTTCAGCAAACTCTTTTAGCATTAAGAAGGCAGGATGAAATAGCCATTAAACCTGGCAGAAGTCTGTAAAATTAGCAATATGATAAACTGTCAGAGAGAAAAAGTACATAGGAAAGCCTCACAAGGGGAAGATTAATGTTAAGCTGTTCTCCATATTCCAGAGAAATATTTAGTGTACTCGTCTTAAATTATCATTTTTCATCCCAGTTGCAGAACAGAATTGGGTCAACCAAACCCCTGAAGTAACTTCACTACGTGGGAATCCAAACATGATCAAATGACAGCATTTTCAAACAAACATTGCTAAACAGCTTTAATAATCAGCAATGTTGCAAGGGTTATTTTCTACTCTGCATATTACAGAGATTCATAAGACAAGCTAAAGAATCACATGTCTCAGAAATAACATTTGGAAAGAAACTTTTACTAAAATAAGTTAATAAGATAATAAAGGGCCTCTGTACTGTTTCACATTATACTGCTCTATAGTCTTGCCAGTTCATTCTTAACGGTCTTTTGAGAATTATTTTGTCACAATTGGGGCATAAAGTATCACAAACTGATTTATTTCCACAAAATCAATTAACAGTTTTTAAAAGGACGTTGTTCTGTTTCTGAAacaatatttttattttcataaCTGTAACTAAGTAGTCCAGGCCTTTTAAAAACATCAGAAGGAAGtataagagagagaaaaaaaaaaacctagagtgTCATTTTTCTACTATGTATTACATTAAAGTTGCCATAGAATGGAAATCTGTATTTACTTTGGCATAGCTGAAAAATGAGGAGTTcaggacatggaactgacctactGTGAACCTTGAACCCTTTTGTCTCCTCTTTCAAATGCAAATTCCACATGTGCAAAAGAAGGTGGTAATGCAGGCCAATTACAAAATCCTGGAGTGCTTCATAACAGTCAAGACTCATTTATATTCATACCCCCAAAATTTGCATACACCAGCCCACATTCAAGGTCAGGCTATATTACCATGGACCTGCACTCCTGCATGTATTGTGAAGAACAAAAcaacagagatgcctaccccaaattttgaatttcagtattcttgaaaacatttttcagtattttggaatgactttcagtaacattaatttatgtgcatttccattataaagaggtgtatataccaatatgtttaacatttaaattattaaaaagtactgttttgtgtgaattgaataaacaaaacactagcagccatctcaactgaatttccactcaacaaatttctagagcatacaatagatcacatttttataaatacaatagtgttccctgtttgcagacattacggttgactaccaatcattggtattgaatgtaactcctcaaaagtattatattatattgcctggcaaaatgttctacctgttaacggattctaataaaaaaaaaaaa belongs to Neoarius graeffei isolate fNeoGra1 chromosome 26, fNeoGra1.pri, whole genome shotgun sequence and includes:
- the ogna gene encoding osteoglycin, paralog a, which encodes MGTRPGTLISTFIFVSWVILLSGTEQHQSSREALPFNFEEADLNTWMEKGDTNVILHADSPDDDVKIKPETDASDLPTCLLCVCLTGSVYCEEVDPDMTSVPALPKETAYLYARYNKIKKITSKDFGNIVTLKRIDLTGNLISEIEDGAFMKLTLLEELSLAENRLVKLPMLPHKLLSFNANHNRLRTKGVKANAFKKLSKLQKLFLAHNELEAVPIIPESVRTFHIQNNNISAITTDTFCKSNNTYYIRPNINEIRMDGNPVILAQYPNSFVCLQSLPVGRYH